In Gossypium hirsutum isolate 1008001.06 chromosome D06, Gossypium_hirsutum_v2.1, whole genome shotgun sequence, one genomic interval encodes:
- the LOC107901650 gene encoding ER membrane protein complex subunit 4 — protein sequence MEKGKGVMGAGRRWAVDFSDNSTAPSSRDIPDPPGFTRASVDQDDSAVSRQKKDAEANWKAQKAWEVAQAPFKNLLMMGFMMWMAGSTVHLFSIGITFSALWQPISALQGVGKVFEPYKDNKVDLLGPKLLFIALNLGGLALGVWKLNTLGLLPTHASDWVSSLSPAQEVEYSGGGIPL from the exons ATGGAGAAGGGAAAAGGAGTAATGGGTGCCGGCCGAAGATGGGCCGTCGATTTCTCTGATAATTCCACCGCTCCTTCATCGCGTGACATCCCCGATCCCCCCGGCTTCACTCGTGCTTCCGTCGATCAG GACGATTCGGCTGTGAGTCGCCAAAAGAAGGATGCTGAAGCCAATTGGAAAGCTCAG AAAGCATGGGAAGTTGCACAAGCACCTTTCAAGAATTTGCTAATGATGGGCTTCATGATGTGGATGGCTGGCAGTACAGTGCATCTCTTCAGCATTGGTATCACTTTTTCAGCACTTTGGCAACCTATTAGTGCTCTTCAAGGGGTTGGGAAGG TTTTTGAACCGTATAAAGACAATAAAGTAGATCTTCTTGGACCTAAGTTGCTTTTCATTGCTCTTAATTTGGGTGGTTTAGCACTTGGTGTTTGGAAG CTTAATACATTGGGACTCCTTCCTACACATGCATCCGACTGGGTGTCATCCTTGTCCCCAGCTCAG